AAAGAAATCCCGTCGGTTTTGGAGTCTGAAAAGGACCACCGCCGGCGATTTCAGTCCAGGCGGCAGCGTTGAAGCGCGGGTGGCAGCGGTAAACGAAGTAGACAACGACAGGAAGAGGGTGTGGATGTCTAGGTCACGATTCCAATGAAAAGGGAAGATCCAGCGGCTAAAGAAGGGTGGCTAAGGGCTTTAGATAGTGATCGTAGCCTAGTAGTCGCATTTTTCCAGCAACAAGAAGCTGAGGCGGCAACTGTCTTTCAACGGTTTTGGTCGCGTGTCCGGAGACCACCTAGAGCCTAAATCCAACCAAGGGAAATTTTGATTTGCACCCTATTAGCATGTAATCGTCGTTTGGTGGTTTATGGTGTAGTTGGTTTCTAATCCAACAAGTTTCCAAGGGTTCCGACCAAATTGATTCCTCCGACGACATTAAAAATTGGGGCTTGTGCTTCAAACAAGTTTCTCATGATTCGAATAGTGGCTACAAAAAACCCGGCTAAAAGGATGAAGTTTAACTACCAATATGTAGGATTCCGGCCAACTGTTTCATTTCCGGTAGCGAATCCGTGGATGGATTCATAAAACGACCAATGGGTTATGACCAGATCAAGGAGATGAATCCTTGGGTTCTTGAAATTCCTCGCTTGGAGTTTGTTTAGCCATGTTGTAGTCAACTTGTACCATCACTCCTGGTTGCTACACATTTAGGCTTTAAACGGAACCGACGCGATGGTATAACCTCATAAAACCTATTACGCACTTATTTTTACTATATTGGGCCGGGACAAAAAATTGCAGGGATGACGTTTAAGTATGTTTTGCGGACACGATTATAATGAATTATTATATCTGTATTTTGGGTTTGTTAAATACAATGATTTTTGTACGATCTAGCATGCAATTATAGATTGTGATTTATGAGAAATTATTGATTGCTAATGATGACGTGATGATGGGAATAGACAATCTGAATCATCTGGTTTTAGACAAAAACAAACATGACTCTGTCCGATTTTTGTTAGAACTAAAGATCATGTTTTAAAGGATAATGCATTCCAGATTTGTTATGGGTATAGAAATCAGTCACACGTGATTAACGGAAGGTCAAAACGTGAAAGACATTTGCTTTTATTATAAACAGACAAAAATGGAATGATATCCAATAAGATGAAATGATACCCTAATTATGAATAATAACAAAGTTAGGGAATATTATAGTAGTATGTATGTTACAAATTAGTTACCCGATTTGAAGCTTTAAGGCTATGCAAGTTAACCGAACTAAACAATTGATAGTAGCAAAGGCTAAGGTGAGTTCTAGATGTCTGTTTTCACAGTTTTAAATGCGTTAGACGAATATTCATAAAACTTCTAAAGATTTACAAACCAAAGTACTTGATTGATACTATGGGTTGTATATTGTTAATTGATTGATGATACGTGTTAAATATTACTGATTTATTGACGATACGTGTTTAAGATTTACTAATGATATGtgtttaatattaattaatgGTATGTGTTTAATAGTACAGATTGAATAACCATACGTATTTGATATTCCTTGGTAACAATTTGATAGTTAGTTGTTATTTATTTGATGTTTGAAAAGGATACCTAGCTAATTCATGACTGGTGAATTGATCATTAATGTTGTTTCGAGACTATGGGATGCTACTGGGAGATGGTTAGACATTATGCTTTCGGTTTCGAGATGCCCTAATGTGTTGATAGATTGGCTGGACTTGTTTGTCGTTACTAAACAAAAGAAACTTTTGATTAAGCTATCATTTTTATGACTTGGTGGATCACTTGGAGAGATTGGAATGAAGATCTCTTCGATAAGAAAAATGGGCATCATCATTTTTTATCTGATTCCTTTGTTTCTTTGTCATTTTTGTGGTTTTCAAGTCGTAATTCTAAATGCAAGGTTAGTTGGCCAGAGTAGATGAAAAAATTGCTTCTAAACATGTAattgtttttgggtttttcacTGTTAGTGGTTTGCTAACAAGGTGTGGCATTGTTATAAACTTTGCcttaaaaaaattagatttattcatgcaaaattgtattttttatatatattacaatACAATACCTTTTACATATAGTGTTGTACCATATTTCCCACACAAATAAAGAGAgtattttattagttttattttgAGCAAAAAAAGCCATTTTCCTTGTGCATCATGCATAGTCTCTATTTTGAAATGGCATAGAACCTTGTTCTTTTATTTAGCAACTGCAAAGTTTCAACAAATCAACACAATTTCTCTCCAGGTTTATTTTTGATTTTCTACACACTTAGAAAACATACTTATGTTTCGCCAATTGAACAACAATTTTCacaccaacaacaacaatccaaATTCAGTTCTCTCTTGAACAAACATGCACGGTTTAGTGCAAATTGTTGAAGTAAACCAGCACGGAAATCATAAACGCGATAATTGTGCAACAAAGCAGGACTAACACAAACTCGTGTTCACTCATTAAGGCACTTTCACTTCCAGGCTCGAAAATAGGTCCCAATTCCTCAACAACCTGACTTTCCATATCAACACGGTTTACATCCTGTGTCTGCTGAGATGCAACATTCGGCGCCATTGCTTCAACATTTTTCACCCCAGAACCACAGATCTCACAAGTGCTAAATTCATCATCAAGATAAAAAAACCATAAATATTCTAATACAAGTATATATCTGAGCTCTTTGTGTATGAACCGGTTTATCCAAATATTTGATCATTGAAATATACGATGCATATAATATTCTTCATACAATTAATGCATAATATGTTAGAAAACAATGATTTTGGAAGGGTGTGTATATTGGCACACCATGTTGCCTATTTGCATACCAAACCCTAACAAACCCTACCTTTACCTACGTTGTGTaaagacctatacgcagcgtatataaaccatggattgGCCTTTTGCCCAATTGGGTCGGAggttttttaatgaagtttaattttcaaaaaaataaatataaaccatggatttcagAGCCTTATCAACAAttattgcacagaaaacaagggtttatatacgctgcgtatagagctatacgcaacgtatataaacCATCAGAATTTTTTGGGCCATTTTGGTAGGATTGAGGCATCAGTTTTTTCTTTCAGAATTTTTTTGGTCATTTAGTGTATTTGTGGTATAAATTCTCACCCCGTTCCAACGTTAAATCGCTTAAAATATATAACTGTTAATGTTACACCGATAATATTATATACCGAAAAAATCTTTTGATAGACGTATATACGGttcaaatatattatattgttaacGTTATACCGATAATATTATAAGTTTGTACATACAAACAAAAGATATAATATGACTGAATATAATATATACAATATAAGCATAAGTTTGTACATACAAACAAAAGTTATaatatagggtaaattactttttgagtccctgtgttttagtggttttaactagttgagtccgaaagcaaaaagtttaacgacctgagtccctataagcattttcattaaccatttgagtccttttgagtccaaatttcaaccttttgagtccaattttttggactcaaatcgttataaaatgaacaaaattggactcaaaacgttataaaataaatggctagggactcagtgtgttaaactttttgattttggactcaagtggttaaaaccactaaaacacagggactcaaaaagtaatttactctataatatATACATACTAAGGTGCAGATAGTTTCAGCCTTTTGGAATGAGGCGTACCGGTCCATTGGTTGACTAGATTTAAAAACTGGATAACATCATGATTAACATAACAAATATATATTGCATATAACAAGTTAATAATAAACATACATAATTTTATGTtagttatataataataataataataataataataataataataataataataataataataataataataataatatataaagtgACAAAAAATATAAATGAGTTCCGCGACATACTAATCGTCGTTGCCAAGGGCTACCTCTCATGGGTTTTCAAATCATATGGTTAGTTTGCACTACATGCGTTTTACGATCCAAAAGTCGCCCTTGGTAGAGGCGACAACCCCCTTGTGAAACAATTACAAGAACATACCCTCTTTCGATTCATATATACCTCGGGTGGATATCACTTACAAAAAAAAATCACTAACATGAAATGATGAAAATATTGAATTGACAATAAACTAGAGGATGTACAGATAGATCAGAAACTCACAAATCTCCCTTGATCAGAAACCAAGTTAGTGCACATTTCTTATGAGCAGTAGCCAGATCACCTTTGCAGTCACACCCCAATTCCATAACCTCAGCCACCACCTCATCACCAGCTCCATCTGCATTCTGATCATAGCAAATTCTGCATTGTTTTCCTGACAAATCAACCTCTTTAGCAACAGACGACATGTTTAAGTGACAAAGGAATCCTAATGGGCAGATGAGATGAAGACTTGGGATTTTTATATGAGTGCTTTGATCATTTATATAGAGAGAAAATGCCTACGTAGAAGAGGCTGaaaaggtgcaaaaggtgtaggcataagaaactaattttatttatttctttgtagaattaaaagaaattttaataattatttaagCACATCAAGTTGTTCATGACTCATAAATCATAATGGTTAGTGTCATGTGTGTTTGCTAATGGTTAGCTAGATACATGTTATTTCTCGCATGATCGTCACACTTTAGGTTATGTGTAATGCAATAACACCCGTTTCATGTGGCATGGGCATGAGGCGTTAAGGGAGTTTCACACCACTCTTCCATGGGCGTGAAGATGGTGAGGTGTGATGGGAGTTGCTTCGTGAATGAAGAAGTGGAGTGTGTCATGTGTCTCGTCAAGTATGGACAAATCACGCTTCgctatttcttttttatttatttaattttttaattaaacTTCTATGTGAAACATTACATACATAAGTGAAAAAAAGTGAGTTAGGACTCATATCTACTTACCAGCGATGTGACAATCACTTTTTGACGTAAcggtaaaaaaaaaactattacacATTTACTCATACAGTCGATCCTACACTTATATGGTGTGATCTGTGCGAAGATTAGTTATACCATCTTGATATATATCATCCATAGTTTCAACTTTTTCacatttttaaatgtttttttctCTTTAAATAAACATTAGCAATGTATTTGTTTTTACAATTATCCTTGCGAGCTACTGAAACAATTATACCTCCCTTTATTTAGTGGCTGGGCCAACTTTTGTCCATCCTAAGCATCATATCCTTGAAAAAAATAAAAGCAAATTTATCAAAAAAAATTTAGGTCTACTAGTAATTTTTGTACATCCTAAGCATCAGATCGTTGAAAaaaaattatcaaaaattttgaggTCTACTAATAAATTTATAAAGAAACTAACACACTATAAAATTTCAAATATggtttatttttgtttaataTGACGACGGGAGACTaatatggggtaatggaatggacgaagaaatgaaatggataaggtaatggaatggacgacagaatgcaatggatcattacaattccatgtcttgtttggttaacatgtgtgaatggaatgaattattattgtgtattgttcagtaggcaagaaaaacagagtaataaaatcagcggtgagtggtggtggtggtcggtggtagtgattgtgggtggttgtaggtggcggtggtgggtgtcggcgtcggtgatgggtggtggtggtgcggcggtgaagacgagtggtggtggcggcaaggtggtcgttggtggtgggtggcagcagaggtggaagtgggtggcggcggcagttggtggtggtggtggtggtgtcgacgatggtggtgggcagTGGCGGCGAGTGGTGTTGGCGGGTGGTCGCggctgtgggtgataacggtggcgagtgggtggcggcggagACGGTGGTTGTCGGGGTGatgtggtggcgggtggcggaaatgacgtcggtggtgggtggtggtggtggtggtgggttgtggcgaaggtggtgggttgtggtgttgatgaatggtgctggggggatggaatggaaaaacaCATGAGGGGTGGAAGAAATGATTTTGAGGAAATGGAATGTCTTTTGGAATGATTGATTTCATTctattgaccaaccaaacaccctttttcATTCTCTTGTAATTATCCACTCCATTTCATCTCTCATTTCTTCGTAACAAATAGTAATATTGATTTAAACGTCTTATACCAAAAAACCAAATTTCCACGTTATATAGTTAAGAAATAAACCAGAACAAAAGTATAAAATAAAATCCAAGTTATCTAAACTGTATGTTAAGATACACCTAGGCAGGGGCGAAGGTAGTGTAAAAGAAGGGGTAGCAGGGGCTATTCTTGCTTGAGGCTATTCATTTAGTATCACAAGTTGAGCTTTAAGATCTTTATTTCATTTAGTATCACAAGTTGAGCTTTAAGATCTTTATAATGAATATCGTGTCCTACTATCTATAACTTCATTTTCCCAAGTAtgattagttttttttaacagaAAGTGTAACAACCCTTAAAAAGGTCCCACAACAATTCGTAATCGAAACCCGAAATGCGTACTGCGAGAACCAGCACGAAAAATCAGAAAGAAAAAGTTTTTATGGTTGTCACGGGCCGCGACAGACTCATACGAACCCTTTGCGGGCCGCGAGAGACACAAAATGCATTAGAGACACGTGTAGACCATGTGTCGTCCACATGTCAGACCTACCCCACTGACTCATGACACCTATGCCCTAAATAAACCTTTTCGCGGGCCGTGAGAGGTCAACCTTGTTGTATCGCGGGGCGCGAGAATCCATTAAAACAACTATAAATTAAGCAAGCATCAGACATTCAACTTTGCTCaaaacttttcttttctttctctatGAATTGCTGCTATTATATCCGAGTTCTAAACCTCTACCCGTAATCAGCGTGTTAACTCGACTCATTGGTACGGTaccctgtccgatcgattgaaaccaagCCCACATATGTTTAAATGCTGCctgaataaggctatactttgtcatcACATTGttggttttgatctcgtgattatcgttaaagttgaattgagttaatacactaatacgtgtGCATTGTGTGCTTAATTAAGAAACCAAGCATTAAACGAGAAGGCTAGTACTGAAacctaaatctgcaatgtgagttattctctttttatcaaatgctttCAAAACCATAAATGTTTTCTAGTTGaatttacagtgattaagtctttgtattcttaCTAAAATTACTaccagtatgtggggttttgtatacactacttgataagtttcactagttgagagaatgatcaacaatgATATGACCATTGTCACAGGTCTTGCCGAGTGACAAATATTGTTGGGTAATTgtaagatataaacaaatgtaaaaactcttaatgttGTAATTATAACAATATGTTTTTGTAcaactgaatgaactcaccagtatttttcgctgaccaaatgtttttaaaatgcgtttcaaGTTATTTACTATGAAGAGAAGAAAAGGTGCTATGAAGCACTCAAGCTTAAATAAGTGGCCATGTAAACCTGAATAAATCGTGTTTTGTAATCAAGGGTTTATCCCAGGGAAAATCATTATGTAAATACGGGTTTTATCCCTCAACTTATGAATGAAACTTTCGGTGTTTTGAAAACTCCGATATTTTTCCTGGCACCCGGTCCTGATAAGTTTTCCGCTACGATCATTTTAATAAATACCGGTACCACTTGTATCTGCTCACGGCTCCCGCCTGGGGTAGGGTCGGCGGTTGTGATAGCAAACTTTTGTTAAGACAATATGGTAGCAAGAAACTATCATATAGAACAAAAACATACAATTAGAATGTAAAGTTACGTGGAAGAGCAAAAACACATTAACCTTTTTTTGTTACGATAGAAATTTTTCCATATCACAAATGCTACATTTGTCACTTGAAAACTATTGATTGATACCATTTCTAATGTCAAGTCATGATCAATTAATCACGAAGAATTTAATTACATATAAGAATATTAGTTATAGCATGCACACTTAACCTAAAAAGAGAATCAATGATCAATGATTACACATATATATATCCATCCATATACATCATGTTCATTTACTAAGGTTCGCACCAATTAAGTATATACAAGGAAATTTAGTGCAAGAATAGAAACAATAGACATGATTCTACTATGAAACATTTAATCAAACCGATGATTGAAGAATTAGGAAGGGAATCAAATCTCTCTGATCCTTGTGTTATTTTCTCTCTTGTATTGTCTGGAGACTGCTTCTTTAAGTCTTTCCAACCTCGATCCTTAGGTGCAACAAGAATAAGCAGACTTCACAATTGCAAAGATGTGTTGAAAGAAACTAAATTCATAATTTGATGTTTTACATGACCATGAAGACCCAAACTCTCCATGAACTTCCATATTTCAATTAGGAGTTGAACAAATGGTTGCACTCACAATTGTGAAGGTGAACTGTGAGGTTGTGATGTTTTCTTGAATTGGGGAATGGCGGAATCCTTAAAGTTTTAGCCCTATTTTGGTTCCTATAGTTGTGGACTACGATTATTTAACCTATAAAACAAATAGTCACCAAATCAAGTACCCATAACAACATATATCCCCCAAAAAATGTGAGGATGTAACACCCTAAAACTCAGGAGTTTCCAACGTAGATCATAACACGGAATACATATATGATATTAAAGTATCCACGTTTGACTAATACGTAAGGATATTTCATAAACGACGTAATTGAGTTTGTTTAATTATGTATTTATGATACGCAATACATAACTACAACATTTATTTCATGCCAGTGATACGGAGAATTATCACGTGAACGATATTAGAGACCTAACAAGATTTTATTGGAACGATTGATACCACTCACGACACACCTGGTAGCGGGTTCGACCCTTTATGTATAAAAAATAGGGTTTCACGATCACTATCACAATACACACTATAGCACAGTACTGTGTCTCTAAGCTTGAAATCCTGTCATCCACTAGGGAGGAGAGCATCCCGCCGGCAATATAGTCTAGGCGGCGGTGGCGGAGAGCGAATGGTGACGTCCGACAAATTGGATAGCGAATAGAATAGAATAGGGTGTGGATGTCTAGGTTGCGATTCCGATGAAAGGGTGTGAACTAATGGTAAAAGAAGGTTCGCTAAGGGCTGGAGATGGCGTAAACATGATGATGGTAGCCTAGTAGTCAACATTTTTCCGACAACAAGAAGCTAGAAGCGGCAACCATCTTCGAGCGGTTCTAGTCGTGTGTCTGGTGAACACCTTGAGCTCCGACGACGTTTAAAGTTGGGCTTTTGTTACAAACAAGTTCCCTTTGGTTCGATTAGTGGCTACGAAGAAACTCAGCTAAAATAATGAAGTTTGAGGACCAGAATGTAAGATTCCCTCCAATTATTGCATTTTTGGCAGCGACACCGTGGCGGATGTTGGCGATGACTAGTGGGTTACCAACTCGACGAGATGAATCCATGGGGATTCGAAACACCTCGATCAAAGTTTGTTTGGTCTAGTTTTGGTCTATGTTATAGTTGATTTGCGCTAATACTCCGAGTTGGTACACATTTGAGCTTGAAGCGGAAAGAACGCGAAGGTATAACCTCGTAAAACCCATTACCCACTTTTTTTAACCATATTGGGGCATAACATAATGTAGGGGATGACGTTTGAATATGTTTCTCGGACACAGTTATAATGAATTATTATATCTTTATTTTGGGTGTGTCAAATACACTGATTTTGGTATAACCTAGCTTGTAATTATGGATTGATGATTTATGAGAAATTATTGATTGCGAATGATGATTTAATTTAGGAAATAGACTATCTGATTCATGTGGCTTTAGACAAAAGCAAACGCTACTCTACCCGATTTTCCTTAGAACTAAAGATCATGTTTAAAAAGATAATGTGTGCCCGATATGGTATGGGTATAGAAATCAGTCACACGTGATTAATGGAAGGTCAAAACgccaaagacatttgattttatTATCAAATGGACAAAAATGGAAGGATAACTAATAAGACGAAATGCTACCCTAGTTATGAATAATTTCTACGTTAGGGATTATTATGGTAATTTGTATGTTACATATTGGTTACCCTATTTGAAGCTTTAAGGTTATAGAGGTTAACCGAGCTGAGAAATTAATAGTAGCAGAGGCTAAGGTGAATTCTAGCTACCCATATTTGTATGAAAAAAGATTGATGAGTTGTTAGACAAACAATAATATGTAATAAAACCAAGTTGGTGTATTTTCTTATTTATTTCATGATTTTTGAATAATAATTAGTTAAAAATGAAATTACATATTGGTTACCCAATTTGAAGCTTTAAGGTTATAAAGGTTAACCGAGCTGAGAAATTAATAGTAGCAGAGGCTAAGGTGAATTTTGGATACCCGTATTTGTATGAAAAAAGATTGATAAGTTGTTAGACAAACAATAATATGTACTAAAACCAATTTGGTGTATTTTCTTATTTGTTTcatgatttttttattttaattagttaAAAGTGAAATTAATTATTCCTTTAGGGGATACCATAAAAACTACTATTATTTCTTCTTTTAAATGTAAAAGTCATTCAACTTGTAAATAAAAAACTTATGAAGAAGTGTTATTAAACTAGTTTTTATACATTAGAATCTCTACATGTGTCTAAAATGCATGCATTTTTTTAATTATGACTTCTTTAACACTTAGATTGATCAAAATTTGATAAATAGAGatttaatatttttgaaaaaaaaaatgccaTCCTAAAATTTAAGAGTTTACTAGCCATttgctttaataaaaaaaaaagtttagtaTTTTTCTTATATATTATTTTACACAATGACCAAAATTAGATTGAgtgtgttttttaattaaaaaggaAAATGATATCGACTTTTCTAGTATTACTCTTTTTATAACATAAAATACAATGCATTTTATACTACATAGATTAAATTCAAACACACGTAAATACAATCAAATTCACACCCCAATTCAATTCTAGAAGCTCATCATCCACCACCTCGTCACCATCATTTTGATTTACAAATCAACCAGATGACATGTGAAAGAGACAAAGGAATCCAAACAAACGGGCAGAAGAAGTGAAACCGTGGGCCCTGAAtccattttctttttgtttttacaTAGGTATTTTAATCATAAATATGAGATAATGCCTAGCATGTAAAAGTCTAGGCATAATAAAGTAATTGTATTTATCTCTATGTAAAAATGAAAATTTGATAATTATTTATGCACATCAAGTTGTTCATGACTTATAAATCATGATGGTTAGTGTCACGAGTGTGTAGCACATACATGTTATTCCTTGCATGACCTTCATCACAATTCATACGGTGTGAAGATTTGTTGTACCATCTTAATGTATCCAGGTCGGATTCATAGTTTTATGAAACCAGACCATTGTT
This genomic stretch from Helianthus annuus cultivar XRQ/B chromosome 8, HanXRQr2.0-SUNRISE, whole genome shotgun sequence harbors:
- the LOC110870704 gene encoding uncharacterized protein LOC110870704, with translation MSSVAKEVDLSGKQCRICYDQNADGAGDEVVAEVMELGCDCKGDLATAHKKCALTWFLIKGDFTCEICGSGVKNVEAMAPNVASQQTQDVNRVDMESQVVEELGPIFEPGSESALMSEHEFVLVLLCCTIIAFMISVLVYFNNLH